CCGGCATTCCCGCCGACCGGAGCCGCCATGCCTTCGTTTCCCCCGATCCGCCGCCGCGCGCTGCCCGCGCTGGCGCTCTCGCTGCTGGTCGCGCTGCCCGCCATGCCGGCCTCGGCCGCGAGCTTCGACTGCACGCGGGCGAGCCAGCCCGACGAGCGCGCGATCTGCGCCTCGCGCGTGCTGAGCGAACAGGATGTGGAAATGGCGGTGCGCTACGAGATGCTGACCGGACTCGTCGCGATGGGCACGCGCGGCGACATGCAGCAGGCGCAGCACGACTGGTTGCAGCGCCGCGCGCGCTGCGGCGCGTCGGACGCCTGCCTGGCGGCCGCCTATCGCGACCGCATCGGCGTGCTGGTGCAGCAGTATCAGCAATTGAAACGCCGCGGGCCATTTTGAACCGCGGCGGGTCCGGTGTCCGCCGGCGCGCTATCCCGGCTGCCGTTCGAGCAGCCGCAGCTCCTCGGCCGAGAACATCCGCGAGCGCGTGACGAAGCGCCGGCCGGTCGGCCCTTCCAGCGAGAACATGCCGCCCTTGCCCGGCACCGCGTCGACGATCAGCTGCATGTGCCGCCAGGCCGCGTACTGGTCCTCGTGCATGTGGAACGACACGCCGCCGATGGTGCCGAGGCAGATGTCGGCCTCGCCGAGGATCAGTTCGCCCTCGGCGAGGCACATCGGCGCGCTGCCGTCGCAGCAGCCGCCTGACTGATGGAACATCAGCGCGCCGTGGCGGCGGCTCAGTTCGTCGATGAGCTGGCGCGCCTCGTCGGTGGCGATCACGCGCGGTGGCAATTCGGACATGGCAGGCTCCCGGTGCAAAACGCGAGCGCGCGCGGCAGGCGCGGCGCCGTGCGCCCCTCGATGCAGGCGTTGTCACTACATCGCGACATCTTATGGCAGGTCGCGCCGCCGCGGCCCGGCGGCGCGGGTTAACCCCGCGCCGCGCCGGCCTGATGCCGCAGCCGCCACGCCTGCCGCGGCACGACGACATACAACGTGCCGATCAGGTCGATCACCAGCACGAGCACCTGCAGGAGCAGCATCAGGCCGGCGGACGCGACGTCGGTGCCCTGCGCCGCCGCGAACTTCAGCGCGGTCGACAGCAGGTTGGTGACGAGCGATACCACGATGGTCCAGCCCCAGGTGGTCAGCCCGAGCATCACGGCCTGCCGGAACGAGAACGACGCCGGCACGGTGAGCCGGTGCGCGGCGAAACCGCGGCGCGTCATGTAGCCGACGATCGGCACGCACAGCACGCTCACCAGCACCACCAGCATGCCGCCGTAGAAGATCATCCCGTACATCGACGCCGCCGCATCCGAGACGAAGTTCGGCGCGCCGTGCCGGCCCGCGGACCAGGCGAGCGCCACCAGCGCCACGGCGGCCAGCCAGACCGGCAGCGTGGCGAGGAAGGTGCGCCAGAAGCAGGACCACCAGAGCGCCGTGCGGCGGCCGAAGGACAGCTCGGGAATCATCGTGAACATCGTGGCGCCTCGCTTGGCGGGTGGATGGCGTCGAACGGCCGGATGCGGCGGGCGGGCGGCGGGCGCCGCGCGGGACGCAGCGGAGAAACGGGCGCGCCCGGAGGCGGCGCCCGTCCCGCGCGCGCGGCGCGGGATGGCGGCTACGGTACGGCAAGACGGCGGACGGCGCGGCGACGAGCCGGCGCGGCAACGAAACGGCGAGCGAAACGTCGCGAAGCGACGTAACGAAAACACCGCGCAACGACGTGAGCCGCCGCGCCGCCGCCGGCCTCGCGGCCGGCTTACTCGCCGTCCTTGTCCTGACGGATCTGCGGCAGCGCCGACGCCTCGCCCGGCGTCAGCAGCCCGACCTGCGAGTACACGCGCAGCTTGTCGCGCGTATCGGTGATGTCGAGGTTGCGCATCGTCAGCTGGCCGATCCGGTCGCGCGGCGAGAAGGTGGACGCGACCTTCTCCATCGACAGGCGCTCCGGCGCGTAGGTCAGGTTCGGCGACTTCGTGCTGAGGATCGAATAGTCGTTGCCGCGGCGCAGCTCGATCTTCACCTCGCCCGTGATCGCGCGCGCGACCCAGCGCTGCGCCGTCTCGCGCAGCATGATCGCCTGCGGATCGAACCAGCGGCCCTGGTACAGCAGGCGGCCGAGGCGTCGGCCGCTCTCGCGGTACTGCTCGATGGTGTCCTCGTTGTGGATGCCGGTGACGAGCCGCTCGTAGGCGATGTAGAGCAGCGCGAGGCCCGGGGCCTCGTAGATGCCGCGGCTCTTGGCCTCGATGATGCGGTTCTCGATCTGGTCGCTCATGCCGAGGCCGTGGCGCCCGCCGATCCGGTTCGCTTCCAGCAGCAGCTCGACCTGGTCGCCGAACTCGACGCCGTTCAGCGCGACCGGGCGGCCTTCCTCGAAGCGCACCGTCACCTCTTCGGCGGCGATCTTCACGTCGTCGCGCCAGAACGCCACGCCCATGATCGGGTTGACGATCTTGATGCCGCTCTCGAGGCTTTCGAGATCCTTCGCCTCGTGCGTGGCGCCGAGCAGGTTCGAATCGGTCGAATAGGCCTTCTCGGCCGACATCTTGTAACCGAAGCCCGCCTTGTTCATGAATTCGGACATTTCCGCGCGGCCGCCCAGTTCGTCGATGAACTGCTGGTCGAGCCACGGCTTGTAGATCTTCAGGTCCGGATTGACGAGCAGGCCGTAACGATAGAAGCGCTCGATGTCGTTGCCCTTGTAGGTGCTGCCGTCGCCCCAGATGTTGACGCCGTCTTCCTTCATCGCGGCCACCAGCATCGTGCCGGTCACGGCGCGGCCAATCGGGGTCGTATTGAAATAGGTGACGCCGGCCGTCGAGATGTGGAACGCGCCCGATTGCAGCGCGGCGATGCCTTCGGCGACGAGCTGCGCGCGGCAGTCGATCAGGCGCGCGTTCTCGGCGCCGTATTCGCGCGCGCGCTGCGGGATCGAGTCGTAGTCGGATTCGTCGGGCTGGCCGAGGTTGGCCGTGTAGGCATACGGCACGGCGCCCTTGATCCGCATCCAGTGCAGCGCGGCGCTCGTGTCGAGCCCGCCGGAGAACGCGATGCCGACCTTCTGGCCGGTCGGAAGACTTTCAAGAATCGTGGTCATGGCGATAAACCGTTTGATTTTGTGGTCGGAAGGATATGCACGCAACCCGTAAGTATCGGCGGTGCCCGATTTCGAGGCAAGGATTGTGAGGCAAGTTTTGTCGCCGCCCGGGCCGGAACGGGCTACTGGCGGGGCCGGCGCTCCTTAAACAAAGTTTCATCCGCCGATATCGTAGTTTCAGAATTGGCGCCAGGACACGGTCCGATAATCGATTCATCGTGACCTCGACAGGAGCCGTAGATGACACGCCCGATGAGCATCGAAATGATCAACGAATACGGAAAGAGCGCCGTGATGATCTCGATCGAGCGCGCGTCGGTCTTGCTCGACCCGGCCGACGTCGACGCCGTGATCCAGTACCTGAGCCTGCTGCGCGCCTCGATGCAGCCGCCGGTGCCCGAAACGCCGTCGCGCTCCGAGCAGTACGTGGTGGAGATGGATCCGTGCTGGTACACCGAGCAGCACGCGTTGTACGGCGGCGCGGTACTGTTCCTGCGCCACACCGGGCTTGGCTGGAGCGGCTTCGCGCTGCCGCCGCGCAGCCTCGAACGGCTGCACGAGTCGCTCGGCCGCCATCTCGAGGACCTGCGCGAGTCGAGCGGGCTGCCGAACTGAAAGCGCGGGCCGCGCCCGAATCTGACACAAGCGTCATGTCGATGGCGCCGTGGCGTTATTTGCCGCGGCCGATCATGGACGCCTCGCCATCGTTGTCCAAACACTCATGAACCAGCTCCAGGCCATGCGCGTCTTCACGCGCGTCGTCGATCTCGAAAGCTTCAACCTCGCGGCCCGGCAGCTCGGCATGTCGGCCGCCGCCGTCACGCGCAGCGTGGGCATGCTCGAGGCGCACCTGAACATGCGCCTGCTGAACCGCACCACGCGCAGCCTGTCGCTGACCGAGGCGGGCCGCGAGTATCTGGACGGCTGCCGCGTGATCATCGAGAAGCTCGACGAGATCGAATCGAACCTCGTGCGCGCCACGCGAGACCCGCGCGGCACGCTGCGCATCGCCGCATCGATGAGCTTCGCGGCGGCGGGCCTCGGCGAACTGCTGGCCGCCTACCGCGCCCAGCATCCGCGCGTGGGCTTCGACGTGACCACCTTCGACACGCACGTCGACATGGTCGAGGGCGGCTACGACGTCTGCTTCTCCGACGATCGTCGGCTCGCCAGCGCCACGCTGGTCTCGCGGCCGCTCACCACGGTGCGCGAGATCGTGGTGGCCTCGCCCGGCTACCTGGCGCGCCACGGCACGCCGGCCGGGCCCGCCGCGCTCAACGAGCACAGCCTGCTGATCGTCTCGGACGGCGCCGCGCGCAGCTGGGAGTTCGCCGACGGCGACGAGCTGTGCCGCGTCTACACGGGCCAGGCGCTCGCCTCCAGCGGCAGCGCGATGGTACGCCTGGCCGCGCTCGCCCACATGGGCATCGCGCTGCTGCCCGAGCCGCTGGTGGCCGGCGATCTGGCGCGCGGCGAGCTGGTCGCGCTGCTCGACGGCTACGCGGCCAACGGCGGCCCGCGCAACGTCTCGATCCTCTACCCGGGGCGCAACTACCTCTCCATGAAGGTGCGCAGCTTCATCGATTTCGCGGTGGGCCGCTATCGCGGCGCCGAACGCGCCGCGCCGCTGCGCGCCGTCGCCTGACCCGCGGCCCATGCCGAAGATCCTGACGATCGAGGACGACGTCCTGATCGCCGACAGCATCGTGCGCCAGTTGCGCGCCGAGGGCCACACGGTGGACGTCGCGCGCACCGGCCGCGACGGCATCGCCAAGGTGATGGCGGGCGACTACGACGCGGTCACGCTCGACCGCATGCTGCCCGATCTCGACGGGCTCGCGATCCTGGCGGCGATGCGCGGCGTCGGGCTCGAGACGCCGGTGCTGGTGATGAGCGCGATGTCCGAGGTGGACCAGCGCATCGCGGGCCTGCGCGCCGGCGGCGACGACTATCTCGTCAAGCCGTTCTCGCTCGACGAGATGGTGGCGCGGCTCGAGGTGCTGATGCGGCGCCGCCCGCGCAACGCGCATGCCGACACGGTGCTGCGCGCCAACGGCATCGAGCTCGACCTCGTCAAGCGCCGCGCCTCGCTCGGCGCGCGCGAGCTGGAACTGCTGCCCACCGAGTTCCGCGTGCTCGAATTCATGATGCGCCACGCCGGACGCGTGCTCACGCGCACCATGATCTTCGAGGGCGTGTGGGGCTGCCGGTTCGATCCCGGCACCAACCTGATCGACGTCCACGTCGGCCGCCTGCGCCGCAAGATCAACCACGCCGGCGAGACGCCGCTGATCCGCACCATTCGCGGCGCGGGCTACATGCTCGGCTGACACCAGCGGCGCGCGATTCGTTGCTCGCGCATCGATTTCGACGTGATCGCCGTACGTCATGCCCCGCCGCCCCCGCATGAAACCGCCATGTCTCGCGCCGCGCGCGGCCATGAAACTTCTTTCATGTTTTTAGCGACCGGCTGTTAGGGCGCGCTCCCCAGAATGCTGTCGTCGGCGCCGGTCCGTGTTTTCCCGCATGGCCCGCTCCCGCGCCACCCACCGAACGACGCTTTCTACGGAGCCGCATCCCCATGCTGAAAATCGTCCGGCTCGCCCTTGTCCGGCCCTACACGTTCATCGTGCTGGCGCTCGTGATCTTGCTGGCTGGCCCGCTCGCGGCATTACGCACGCCCACCGACATCTTCCCGGATATCCGCATCCCGGTGATCAGCGTCGTCTGGAACTACGCCGGCCTGCAGCCGGACGACATGTCCGGACGCATCGTCACCTATTACGAACGCACGCTCGGCACCACCGTCAACGACATCCAGCACATCGAATCGCAGTCGTTCCGCAGCTTCGGCATCGTCAAGATCTTCTTCCAGCCCACCGTCGACATCCGCACCGCCACGGCGCAGGTCACCTCGATCTCGCAGACCGTGCTCAAGCAGATGCCGCCCGGCACCACGCCGCCGCAGATCCTCAACTACAACGCCTCGACCGTGCCGGTGCTGCAGATCGCGCTCACCAGCAACACGCTCGACGAGCAGAAGCTCGAGGACTACGCCGAGAACTTCATCCGCCCGCAGCTGCTGTCGGTGCCGGGCGTGGCGATTCCCACGCCGTATGGCGGCAAGGCGCGCGAGGTGCAGATCGACCTGGACCCGCAGGCGCTGCAGTCGAAGGGCCTCTCGGCGCAGGACGTGGCGCACGCGCTCGCGCAGCAGAACCAGATCATCCCGGCCGGCACGCAGAAGATCGGCCGCTTCGAATACAACATCAAGCTCAACAACAGCCCGCTCGCGCTCGACGCGCTCAACGACCTGCCGATCAAGTCGGCGGGCGGCACCACCATCACGATCCGCGACGTCGCGCACGTGCGCGACGGCTTCCCGCCGCAGTCGAACATCGTGCGCGTGGATGGCCATCGCGCGGTGCTGATGAGCATCCTGAAGAACGGCTCGGCCTCCACGCTCGACATCATCGCCGGCGTGAAGGCCAAGCTGCCGCTGATCGAGCAGACCCTGCCGCCGGGCCTGAAGCTCGTGACCATGGGCGACCAGTCCACCTTCGTGAAGGGCGCCGTGAGCGGCGTGGCGCGCGAGGGCATCATCGCGGCCGCGCTGACCTCGCTGATGATCCTGCTGTTCCTCGGCAGCTGGCGCTC
The genomic region above belongs to Burkholderia plantarii and contains:
- a CDS encoding lysozyme inhibitor LprI family protein, translating into MPSFPPIRRRALPALALSLLVALPAMPASAASFDCTRASQPDERAICASRVLSEQDVEMAVRYEMLTGLVAMGTRGDMQQAQHDWLQRRARCGASDACLAAAYRDRIGVLVQQYQQLKRRGPF
- a CDS encoding DUF779 domain-containing protein, which encodes MSELPPRVIATDEARQLIDELSRRHGALMFHQSGGCCDGSAPMCLAEGELILGEADICLGTIGGVSFHMHEDQYAAWRHMQLIVDAVPGKGGMFSLEGPTGRRFVTRSRMFSAEELRLLERQPG
- the argG gene encoding argininosuccinate synthase, which gives rise to MTTILESLPTGQKVGIAFSGGLDTSAALHWMRIKGAVPYAYTANLGQPDESDYDSIPQRAREYGAENARLIDCRAQLVAEGIAALQSGAFHISTAGVTYFNTTPIGRAVTGTMLVAAMKEDGVNIWGDGSTYKGNDIERFYRYGLLVNPDLKIYKPWLDQQFIDELGGRAEMSEFMNKAGFGYKMSAEKAYSTDSNLLGATHEAKDLESLESGIKIVNPIMGVAFWRDDVKIAAEEVTVRFEEGRPVALNGVEFGDQVELLLEANRIGGRHGLGMSDQIENRIIEAKSRGIYEAPGLALLYIAYERLVTGIHNEDTIEQYRESGRRLGRLLYQGRWFDPQAIMLRETAQRWVARAITGEVKIELRRGNDYSILSTKSPNLTYAPERLSMEKVASTFSPRDRIGQLTMRNLDITDTRDKLRVYSQVGLLTPGEASALPQIRQDKDGE
- a CDS encoding LysR family transcriptional regulator — protein: MNQLQAMRVFTRVVDLESFNLAARQLGMSAAAVTRSVGMLEAHLNMRLLNRTTRSLSLTEAGREYLDGCRVIIEKLDEIESNLVRATRDPRGTLRIAASMSFAAAGLGELLAAYRAQHPRVGFDVTTFDTHVDMVEGGYDVCFSDDRRLASATLVSRPLTTVREIVVASPGYLARHGTPAGPAALNEHSLLIVSDGAARSWEFADGDELCRVYTGQALASSGSAMVRLAALAHMGIALLPEPLVAGDLARGELVALLDGYAANGGPRNVSILYPGRNYLSMKVRSFIDFAVGRYRGAERAAPLRAVA
- a CDS encoding response regulator transcription factor, which codes for MPKILTIEDDVLIADSIVRQLRAEGHTVDVARTGRDGIAKVMAGDYDAVTLDRMLPDLDGLAILAAMRGVGLETPVLVMSAMSEVDQRIAGLRAGGDDYLVKPFSLDEMVARLEVLMRRRPRNAHADTVLRANGIELDLVKRRASLGARELELLPTEFRVLEFMMRHAGRVLTRTMIFEGVWGCRFDPGTNLIDVHVGRLRRKINHAGETPLIRTIRGAGYMLG